The Nesterenkonia xinjiangensis genome contains a region encoding:
- a CDS encoding ROK family protein produces the protein MNLVQAAEDAPPSTLRVGLDIGGTNTDAVVLDERQQVIAQVRISTEPGVEGVLETVREVLSALRSHTDARGFLSIGIGIPGQVDPSGSTVRHALNLGLSDLNLRGVLEAELGVPVSIENDVKAAALGAYALRGSGSETLGYLNLGTGVAAAAVLRGEIWRGASGAAGEIGHASIDPGGPRCACGQRGCIEAFAGGGAVARRWRGAGSGAVHEVFDAAETGDPHARRLRDELAWAVAAAVRLMVLSLDVPVVVLGGGVAGMGPRLLDRVTGELIREADSSPFLRSLRLDERVEMLPPGSQAASWGAALVGRPRT, from the coding sequence ATGAACCTGGTGCAGGCCGCGGAGGACGCGCCGCCGTCGACGCTGCGGGTCGGGCTGGACATCGGAGGCACCAACACTGATGCTGTGGTCCTGGATGAACGTCAGCAGGTCATCGCCCAGGTCCGGATCAGCACGGAGCCGGGCGTCGAGGGAGTCCTGGAGACTGTGCGCGAGGTGCTGTCCGCCCTGCGGAGCCACACCGACGCCCGGGGTTTCCTCTCGATCGGGATCGGCATCCCAGGGCAGGTGGACCCCTCTGGATCGACCGTGCGCCACGCGTTGAACCTGGGGCTGTCGGATCTGAACCTCCGCGGCGTGCTGGAGGCGGAGCTCGGCGTTCCGGTGAGCATCGAGAACGACGTGAAGGCCGCTGCTCTCGGCGCCTATGCCCTGCGAGGATCCGGGTCTGAGACGCTCGGCTACCTGAACCTGGGAACGGGTGTGGCGGCCGCGGCGGTGCTGCGCGGCGAGATCTGGCGGGGTGCGAGCGGGGCCGCCGGAGAGATCGGGCACGCGTCCATCGACCCTGGGGGGCCGCGATGTGCCTGTGGGCAGCGGGGGTGCATCGAGGCCTTCGCCGGCGGAGGAGCGGTGGCCCGCCGGTGGCGGGGCGCAGGATCCGGTGCGGTCCACGAGGTGTTCGACGCGGCCGAGACGGGTGACCCGCACGCCCGGCGGCTGCGCGATGAGCTCGCTTGGGCCGTCGCCGCCGCCGTCCGGCTCATGGTGCTCTCTCTGGACGTGCCCGTCGTGGTGCTCGGCGGCGGGGTCGCAGGGATGGGGCCCCGTCTGCTGGATCGGGTCACCGGGGAGCTCATTCGCGAGGCGGACAGCTCGCCCTTCCTCAGATCGCTGCGTCTCGACGAGCGCGTGGAGATGCTGCCTCCGGGGTCCCAGGCGGCGTCGTGGGGTGCGGCCCTGGTCGGCAGACCCCGGACATGA